The nucleotide window ACGATTCTGCAAGTTTCATCGAATCAGCGATTGCTCAAGAAGCTTACGGCAATGGTCTGCATTGTGTGATTTATGACGTCAATCAGCTCGGAGAACTAGAAGTCTTTGGTGTTGTTTCTCTGAGAACCATCAATGTCCCAACCAAGACGGCAGATATTGGGTACTGGTTACGAGAGGATAAGGTAGGCATGGGATTGTGTACCATGAGCTGTAAGAAGCTTATTGAGTATGGTCAGGCCATAGGTATCGAGCACTTTGAAATACACGTAGCCACTGATAATTATAAAAGTGCTGCCATCGCTAGTCGTATCGGCTTCCGAAAGCAACCAGGTATAATCAGAGGTGCAGAGATTGTTAACAACAAACCAGTTGATCACCATGTTTACCTGCTCAAACCAAACGGTACTCCAGGTTCACCCGCAAAGTCTAACATCGTTCTTCTCCTTGTTGGTGTTGTGGGTCTCGTCGTTGCATTGCTACTGGCATCCAGATTGCCAGAGCAGCAGTCAGTCTTGAAGAGGAAGCATGTTCTGCTTGTTGGTGGTGGTTGGAATCAGACGTGGTGTGATTACACTTATGACGTGGCACAGAAAATGCAGATTGACCTGAGTGTAGCTGACCAGGAAGGCCATTGGGTGGAGAGATTGGTGCTGACTAAACGAGTTTACACGTTTCACTCGATAGACACTCATGGTTCGGTTGATCAACTCGCTAAAGACATCTACGATATACTGACATCATCGGGCATTGAATTCTCTGGCGTGACGACTACGACAGACCAGCTACTTGTTGCTGTTGCCACTGCTGCTAAGAAGGCTGGATTACCAACACTCAACCCTGATGTCTTTGCAAATGTTCGTGATAAGGTGATCCTGAAGTCTCTAGTAAAAAGCAAGGCCCCAGTCTCGAGAATCTCGGCATTTGCAGATCTGGAAAATGCAGCTAAAGTTGTTGGCTTTCCGGCTGTCATGAGACCTGTATCCGGCGTGGGGTCCTTATCAACTCGCCTTGTACAATCCAAATCTGAACTTATTGAGGTATATACACAACTACAAAGGAGTGTAGACGCACAGAAACTACTCTTCGATGGGAACACTGATCTGATGCTTGAGAAATACGTCACAGGTAAAGAGTACGATGTCGACATTATCATGGAGAAAGGCGTAGCGAAGTTTGCAGCAATTACTTTCAATACGATTGGGAAGGCACCATGGTTCCAGGAGAAACAAATGACGCTACCTACGTCAAGCGTGAATCAAAACACACAGAAGAAGATGGCTCGGTATGCTGAAGCTACTTGTAACCAAGTTGGTCTAACTGATGGGGTGTTTCATATAGAGGTCATAATGGAGGGAGATCGGCCTCATCTGATCGAGATCAATGCTAGACTAGCTGGGCTTAAGAGTAGGAACTTCGTCAAAGCTGCTTACGATGTTGACCTCTTGGAGTCTGTCTTCAACATTGCGTTAGGTGAGCAAGTAAAGGACCTTAGCAACAAGGGAATCCTTGATGATAAAATGGTCAAACCAAAGTACACCACAACCAACTACATCAACGTAGAATTTTCAGGTGTCATAAAGACCAACACCTTTCTTGAAGGCATTGCACAAGACCGAAGGGTGATCGACACTGCATTGATGGTTAACATGGGTCAGAGGGTCGTTGGGCCAGAGGAAGGGGTTCCATATTTTCTTGgggtttttattgttcagagtGAGGTTTCTGATGAGGAATCGATAAGGGTGTCAGAATATCTACTGGAGAAGATCGATCAGAAGCTGGTTATAGAACCACTGTCTAATATCCATGTGCAGAACACGCCTGTTATTGGAATGGAAGACATCTACGGTCTGCGACGACGAAAGTTCCGTGCATTGTCAGCAAACTTAGAGGCAGTTGCTTTACGGTACGGCTTTGAGGAACTGCTGGTCCCGATTGTAGAGAGATCGACTTCATTTGCTGAAGATGTTGTTGGATTGTCACCGTGGCCCGAGTGGGATCCAAGAGGTTGCTTCTTCTTTGATATCCAGGATTATGCAAAGGGTTTTAGTGAGAAGAAAGAGACGACATCAGTTCTTCTTATAccagaaggaactctgtctgcCGCTCGTTGGCTGGGCCGTGAAATTGCAGAGAATGATAACATTGCATTCCCCATCAAAATCTTTTACAATGTTCCGTGCTTTAGGAATGAACCGACTGACACACTGTCCTCACGAAAGAAGCGTCAGTTTGATCAATTCGGTCTTGAGATTCTCGGGGCACAGGACCTCGGTGCTGATGTGGAGATCATCTGCATGCTTGGTGACATGCTGGAGGCAGTCGGGATACCCAAGGGTAAGATCATCTTCCGAATCAGTAACGTACAGATTCTGATACAACTTGTGAAAGACTCTGGAATCAATCATCTTGACACTATTAAGGTAAAGGAGGCTATGGACGAGATTGCAGAATGCAGAGCTAAGAAAGCATCGAGCTGCGTAGAGGACAACGAGAGGGCCTTCTGGAATGTCTTGAATAAGTACCAACTCAAACAGCAAGAGAAGACGTCTTGGATAGCCATGTTACGTCACGCCACCGGTAAAGTCGACACCAAACTTCGCTCTGAGTTTTCGCCGAGCTATAAACCACTGTTTGATGATTTGGAAGATATTTCTGTCGGTCTGGAGAAGCATGGGTACGCGGTTGTGGTTGATTTGTGTGTTGTGCGGTCGCATGAGTACTACACCCACTTTTCGTTTGAGGTTGACGTGGTTGATGGCAATCGACGTTTCCTGGAGATTGCCGGCGGGGGACGATACAACAAGCTCGTTGGACACTTCATCAAAGATAGGACCGACCAAACCAAAAACATCACCACTGTGCCCTCAACTGGCTTTGCCTTCGGTATCCAGCGTGTTATTGTAATGCTGAACGAAATGAACGCTTTCCAGGAAAACATCTACAAAACTGCCGAAAGAATCATCACCTTTGATGAGTCTTCCGCGGACGTCCTGCTCGTTCCTGACATGACGTTGGGCGCAGTGGACGGGTACCTGGACGCACTATCTTGGTTGAAACAGCAGACTGGGATGTCGGATAGTCGGGTTGATATTTACATCGGGGAGTCGGCACCCGTTTCTCGTGACAATCTTCTTGATAATTATCGCAAACAAAGAcggataaacaaaattgtttatcaaaacaaaacatccGAAATCCCTTGAATGTTCGATGACATTATTTTGTCAACGACATCACGAACTGAGACACAGTATACAAAACCAcaattcatattttgttttgcacaATAAACAGTTTTCTATTGAACAATTTTATGAATTTTCAACTctccaaaagcttttttttttatttgttgtttttacaatGATTATGCAAAgcaacttttgcaccaaaagtgtCAGTTCGTGAATATGgaaaatgtttatgtttttcgtatttgttttttaaaggaatggGTGATGTCACcgagaaacaacacaattttctgacgttcaaaTCATACACTAAAAGAAAACTAGTTGAAAATACCATGACATTTTGCAGGAAAGCTTTAATTGGCCTCCATGCAAGCATACATATAGATGGAAAGACACTTGCATGGAACATAATATTTTGTCGAacaattttgtaattgtttCATATTGTTacaggcaatggacactattggtaataactcaaaataattattagcgtaaaaccttacttagtaaaaagtaaggggagaggttgttagtataaagcattgtgagaaactggagtacttttcgagaaagaagtaatttttacgaatttgatttcgagacctcagatttagaatttgaggtgtcgaaatcaagcatctgaaagaacactgTGTGacaactttttgtgacaagggttttctttctttcattaatattatctcgcaacttcaatgaccgattgagctcaaattttcacaggtttgttattttatgcatatgttgagatacagcaagtgagaagactggtctttgacaattaccaatagtgtccaatgtctttaatttgTGTGTCAGTTCATGTTGTCGCGACGATTTGGGCAATTTTGATGATGTGCTTATATTAAGGGTAAAATTTCAAATTATGGTTGTGGAAAGAAAAACAGCAAAATTTCGTACTATTtttaagtaaaatattcatttcttttctttgaaaacTAACGTAAAAGTTGCTTTCGGGGCGCTATGTAGCAGCAGACTTCATTGTTTTTGTAGACATGTCCACATTAACATAATTAAACAATGAATTGATTGTATACCCATCACCTGAAACGCCAGCATATATAGTTACAAAATTGGTGGAggtagtttaatttatttcaggTTTCAGAAATGTCGACTTCAGTATTGTGAATCATGACAAGTCTCTAACGTCACGTTAAAAATGGTGTAAAGTTATATATAATGGTAACTGATACAGTTCGAGTGCAAATTTTGCCATCGTCTCAAAAACAAAGACGTCACAGTTGAAATTTAATTTGCCTCTACATTTGTCTGTTTGACATATAGTTTATTCCTGAATTTCTATGATATTCAATCAAACATTATTGCAATTTGACTTCGACTGACGTAAAATTTCCTCATTGGAATGTTTTACAGACACATTCGTTGTTGTTATCCTTTGACGTCATGTATCAAATTTCGCTCTAAAATTTTGTTTCGTCACcctttttcctctaagatggcggctggatgacgtcaatgcataaggtctattgaaatATGAGTCGAATACAAGCACTCCATTCGACCTATATAAGAGCCCATGTGAAACGAGATATTTTTGAGTGGCTAAACACTCCGTTGAACTACAAATAGGACAGGCCtacttctccttttttttttttttttaattcatctcattatttttattatttttattaacagttagtttttaagttaatgtctTCGAAGTCATTTTGAAACATGGATTAATACGCGGTTGTAATTACATTACATAAGGGTAGTATTTTAGCAGTGTAAGCTGTTTAGTGTTTTCTCAGAAAAGTAGACTCTGTACTGATTTGAAAAGTTCAGAATGTACATGTTACTTTTATTGGTATCGTTCTTTATCATGTTGCCATCAATCTATGAGATGTCTCtacctttaaccaaagtgcctATGAAGTGCCTATATAGTGTTTAGCTCCGTTTCCAAAACGGATCCCTTTGCAGTGTCGTTTTCATCTATATAGTTCTTGATGTCTCTTTACTGTAAAAGCGTAATCGTTAAACTGATCGCCCAATTGAAATATAAcgtattttatttgttcaaactGTGGAAAATGAAATAACCTCGAACAAATTGGCCGTTGAATGATGCACATGATATACATAACTGCATGGTCGCTGCAATaatactttcattattattaaagagATTATGTTTAGTGATATTTTAAAAGGAAATTGGAATACTAAAACCACCAAGTTTATACTAATATTAAATTGCAATGTTAGTTTCTGTATTACATTGTCCCATGTGTGTTCCTTTCACAGTGTTGTGTATACGCATTGATAAGTTTGACGGCACATGGATGTGGCCCGACTGATCTCTAatatactgggtgcgttcgtttagcttccctgggtcgaccccccggtgtgtggagtttttttttccaggacgaacgtgtgcagataattacccacgttcgtcccggaaaaaaacccattaaacaccggggtagacccaggggagctaaacttGAACTTGAACCGTTCGTTGTCTATTACAACCTCTCTTGATGTTTGAATGTTtagagacaaaaacaaacatttacaagTAGGAGGCTTGACTACAGTTAAAACCAGGAATAAGAAGGTCCGAATTTGAAAGATGTCGGCATTTTCAAACCAAATTCATGGGAAAGACAAGAGTCGAGGGACTTTTCAATTTCACTAAAACGAAAGCGAGTATATCATACATAAAATCACCAACAAAGCTTAAAGTATTATGCAAACAGAATCTAGTAGCTTCCCAGTGTGTGTTAAACCATGAAGAGCTATAATCATTCGCTATTGGGGAAATTTACTGCTCAACTTCAATATAGTCTTTTTGGAGTACATGTACTCAACTGTGTGAATGATTTCGGTGGTTGTCGACCATAAGCCATTTGAGATATGGTGTACAATACTAcgacattaaagacactggacact belongs to Asterias amurensis chromosome 5, ASM3211899v1 and includes:
- the LOC139937735 gene encoding uncharacterized protein, which translates into the protein MDFPIAIKDSVFIRPVKKTDASALFDAVDQSRASLGPHLPWISAVKNVNDSASFIESAIAQEAYGNGLHCVIYDVNQLGELEVFGVVSLRTINVPTKTADIGYWLREDKVGMGLCTMSCKKLIEYGQAIGIEHFEIHVATDNYKSAAIASRIGFRKQPGIIRGAEIVNNKPVDHHVYLLKPNGTPGSPAKSNIVLLLVGVVGLVVALLLASRLPEQQSVLKRKHVLLVGGGWNQTWCDYTYDVAQKMQIDLSVADQEGHWVERLVLTKRVYTFHSIDTHGSVDQLAKDIYDILTSSGIEFSGVTTTTDQLLVAVATAAKKAGLPTLNPDVFANVRDKVILKSLVKSKAPVSRISAFADLENAAKVVGFPAVMRPVSGVGSLSTRLVQSKSELIEVYTQLQRSVDAQKLLFDGNTDLMLEKYVTGKEYDVDIIMEKGVAKFAAITFNTIGKAPWFQEKQMTLPTSSVNQNTQKKMARYAEATCNQVGLTDGVFHIEVIMEGDRPHLIEINARLAGLKSRNFVKAAYDVDLLESVFNIALGEQVKDLSNKGILDDKMVKPKYTTTNYINVEFSGVIKTNTFLEGIAQDRRVIDTALMVNMGQRVVGPEEGVPYFLGVFIVQSEVSDEESIRVSEYLLEKIDQKLVIEPLSNIHVQNTPVIGMEDIYGLRRRKFRALSANLEAVALRYGFEELLVPIVERSTSFAEDVVGLSPWPEWDPRGCFFFDIQDYAKGFSEKKETTSVLLIPEGTLSAARWLGREIAENDNIAFPIKIFYNVPCFRNEPTDTLSSRKKRQFDQFGLEILGAQDLGADVEIICMLGDMLEAVGIPKGKIIFRISNVQILIQLVKDSGINHLDTIKVKEAMDEIAECRAKKASSCVEDNERAFWNVLNKYQLKQQEKTSWIAMLRHATGKVDTKLRSEFSPSYKPLFDDLEDISVGLEKHGYAVVVDLCVVRSHEYYTHFSFEVDVVDGNRRFLEIAGGGRYNKLVGHFIKDRTDQTKNITTVPSTGFAFGIQRVIVMLNEMNAFQENIYKTAERIITFDESSADVLLVPDMTLGAVDGYLDALSWLKQQTGMSDSRVDIYIGESAPVSRDNLLDNYRKQRRINKIVYQNKTSEIP